The genomic DNA GCCTCGGTCACGTCGATCTCCTCGATGGTTCTCCGGTGGCGGGCGGCCCCGGGACCGGGGCCGCCTCGCGGGGTCGTGCGGTTCAGCGCTTCTCTTCGAGCTTCAGCGCCACGCCGAGCGCCATGAACGTGGGCGCCCAGTGGCCGATGAAGATGCCCCAGCGGTCGGACTGGGCCTTGCTGTCACCGGTCTTGTTGCGGCTGATCGCCCACGAGGCCAGGGAGGCCCCGATGGAGGCGAAGCCGCCGACGTAGGCCCACTCGCTGCGGACGCCGAGCCGGTGCAGCCGGTTGACCACGCCGTGGCCACGCTGCAGCTCGTCGACCGCGTCGTCGGCCGCGCGGGAGGCGGTGCGCCGCGCGTCGTGCGCGGCGTCGCCGAGGCGGTCGGCCGCGTCCTTGGCCCGCCCGCTCACGTCGTCCGCGACGTCCTGGGCCCGGTCGGCCGCGTCGTCGGCGACGTCCTTCGCGCGGTCGGCGGCGTCCTCGGCCTTGTCCTGGATCCCCATGTCTGCTCCTCCTCGTTGCTGTTCGTGGTGCCTGCTGGTCGTCTCAGACCGTGATCTCGCCCGAGCGGCGGCGAGCCGTACCGACCTCGACCTGGACGCCGAGGCGGCGGACCTGGGTGTCGAGCGCGACGCCCAGGTCCCGGACCGGGCCGGCCTCGATGGCGTCGAGGAGGCGGCGGACGTCGGTCCGCTCCCCTGCCGTGACCTTCACCGTCAGGTCAGGCTGGCGGGCGTCGCCGCGCAGTACCGCCGACGCCGACTGCACGCCGGCGAGTGCTTCGATCTGCGCCTCGACCGCCTCGGTCAGCACGCCCGGCGCGAGGCGCGTGAGACCGCGCTGGGGGTCGTCCTCGAGCCGGAGGGGGTGGGCCTGCCGGGCGCGGGGCACCTGGGCGACGAGCCACGCGAGGCCCAGCAGCGCCAGGACGACGCCGACCACGACGACCAGCACCACGACGCCGGTCGAGGAGAAGGCCGAGGCGGTCGCCTGACCTGTGATCTTGCTGTCGGGCGCGGGGCGGGACAGGTCCAGCCCGGCGCTTCGGCCGATGGGCGCGAGCTGCCCGGTAGCGACGACGACCCCCGCGGCTCCCACGAGCAGGAGCACGAGGCCGACGACGAAGAGCCAGGCGCGGTTGAGCCTGCCTGCGTGGTGACGCATCAGATCTCCCTCGTACGGACCGCGACGCTGACGCGAGGCGGCGGGGTGATGCCGGCACCGGTGAGCGCCTCGGTGACGGCGGCGGTGACCTGCGAGCGGACGGCGTCGCGCTGCTCGGAGGACGTGGTGACGGCGACCTGGACCTTGCGGCCCGAGGCGGAGGCGGAGACCTTGTCCACCCCGTCGACGTCGTCGGCGCGGGCGACGGCCAGCCTGGCGACCGCGCGGGTCGAGATGACGTACTCGCGCTCGGCCACGACGCCGGCGCCGTCCGAGCGCAGCGCCGCGCTCTTGAGGCCGCCCGGCTTGAGCGAGGCGATGACGAGGACGAGGCCGAGCACCGCGAGGACCACGGCGGCGGCGACGATCGCTCCCGAGCCCCAGGTCAGGCCCGCGACGCCGGAGGCCGCCGAGGACACCGGCGTGGGCCAGCTGCCGTTGACGAGCCGGCTCACGGCCGCGACGACGGCGAGCACGCCCACGGCGAGCAGCACGACCGCGACGATGCTGGCCGGCACGGTGCGGCTCGGCCGGCGGCGCAGGCTGGGGGAACCGGAGGCGGTCATCGCAGACGCTCCTTCG from Microlunatus sagamiharensis includes the following:
- a CDS encoding DUF6286 domain-containing protein yields the protein MTASGSPSLRRRPSRTVPASIVAVVLLAVGVLAVVAAVSRLVNGSWPTPVSSAASGVAGLTWGSGAIVAAAVVLAVLGLVLVIASLKPGGLKSAALRSDGAGVVAEREYVISTRAVARLAVARADDVDGVDKVSASASGRKVQVAVTTSSEQRDAVRSQVTAAVTEALTGAGITPPPRVSVAVRTREI